A stretch of Primulina tabacum isolate GXHZ01 chromosome 13, ASM2559414v2, whole genome shotgun sequence DNA encodes these proteins:
- the LOC142522264 gene encoding putative LRR receptor-like serine/threonine-protein kinase At1g14390 isoform X1, protein MEDSWIHFRFLVSSLILLLTFPVSNSQLAPTETRILLQIQLLLEYPPVLQQWNNWTNFCVLPPSPSLTITCSDNHVTELTVVGNRSSPFQIPQLSPSNFEVSDQTLSAKFSLDSFFTVLTKLSGLQRLSLVSLGLWGPLPPKINRFRSLVVLNISSNFIHGSIPGSVSTFQGLKSLVLSKNLLNGSVPDLSSLSVLENLDLSDNFLGPEFPSLGLNLVLISIANNSFRSEIPRDFNKMSRLQLLDASSNTLIGPIPSFLFSMPSIQHIELAKNQFTGALTADTSCGTNLTFVDISNNLLVGKLPSCLAPNAGNKTVIIMFNCLSNTTSKYQRPTSFCRKDALAVQPPARNGRQETTLKLGIVLGIIGGVVGILVAFGFLILVILKKAQRRRLGGKNRCDSFVIEKTSVRGSPIGRHVPQPMRMASLGLPPYHIFTLEEMEDATSNFDPSNLVLEGSQGQLYKGWLRDGSVVLVKCLKLKQKHSSQALQQHMETVVSKLRHRHLVSVLGHCIVTYQDHPNTASTVFIVLENIACGSLKDHISDWRKRDVMKWPERMALTLGIARGIQYLHTGDIHGNDLKIDNILLDETLTAKISSYNINLPSKVGAESPLNGQVNSNQLNRQLFPNFIQNPEKEDIYQLGVILLQVIVGRPIDSQSEIDDLKFQLERSFAESPSKLRDMIDPSIRGTFAYESLKTMVQITLNCLCKDPSGRPTIEDVLWHMQYSVQVQEGWTNSGNLSGNLSGNLSTKL, encoded by the exons ATGGAGGATTCATGGATCCACTTCAGATTCTTGGTTTCTTCATTGATTTTGTTACTTACATTCCCAGTTTCGAATTCCCAGCTTGCTCCGACAGAAACCAGAATCCTGTTACAAATCCAGCTGCTTCTTGAGTACCCACCAGTTCTTCAACAGTGGAATAACTGGACCAACTTCTGCGTTCTTCCCCCAAGCCCTTCTCTTACAATCACCTGTTCAGACAATCATGTGACCGAATTAACGGTAGTTGGAAACAGAAGCTCTCCTTTTCAAATTCCCCAGCTCTCTCCTTCGAACTTCGAGGTTTCTGATCAGACTCTTTCTGCAAAGTTCTCACTGGATTCATTCTTCACTGTTTTGACTAAACTCTCTGGTTTACAGAGACTTTCACTGGTTTCTTTAGGATTATGGGGACCATTGCCTCCAAAAATCAACCGGTTTCGATCCCTTGTGGTGCTGAATATCAGCTCGAATTTCATACACGGAAGCATCCCGGGATCAGTCTCCACTTTCCAGGGATTGAAAAGCCTTGTTCTGAGCAAAAATCTGCTCAATGGGAGTGTTCCAGATCTAAGTAGCTTGTCGGTTCTTGAAAACCTGGATTTGAGCGACAATTTTCTCGGCCCCGAATTCCCATCTCTAGGCCTCAATCTTGTACTCATTTCAATAGCAAATAACTCCTTCAGATCTGAAATCCCTCGAGATTTCAACAAAATGAGCAGACTCCAACTACTCGACGCGTCATCGAACACACTCATCGGGCCAATCCCTTCTTTCCTGTTTTCCATGCCATCCATCCAACACATCGAACTCGCAAAAAACCAGTTCACCGGAGCACTCACGGCGGACACTTCCTGCGGTACGAATCTCACTTTCGTGgacatctcgaataaccttttggTCGGGAAACTGCCCTCTTGCCTAGCGCCAAATGCAGGAAACAAGACGGTGATCATCATGTTCAATTGCCTGTCCAATACAACATCGAAGTACCAACGGCCTACTTCTTTCTGCCGAAAAGATGCATTGGCGGTTCAGCCGCCGGCAAGAAACGGGAGGCAGGAAACGACGCTGAAACTGGGGATTGTGCTTGGGATCATCGGGGGAGTTGTGGGGATCTTGGTGGCATTCGGGTTCTTGATTCTTGTGATCTTGAAGAAAGCACAGAGAAGAAGATTGGGCGGCAAGAACAGATGCGACAGCTTCGTGATCGAGAAAACTTCAGTTCGCGGTTCTCCCATCGGAA GGCATGTGCCACAACCAATGCGGATGGCATCACTGGGACTTCCACCTTACCACATCTTCACACTCGAGGAAATGGAAGACGCAACAAGCAACTTTGATCCATCTAATTTAGTATTAGAAGGATCACAAGGCCAG CTCTACAAAGGGTGGCTTAGGGATGGATCAGTGGTCCTAGTGAAGTGCCTAAAACTGAAACAGAAGCATTCATCACAAGCTCTGCAGCAGCACATGGAGACAGTCGTGTCGAAGCTAAGGCATCGTCATCTGGTGAGCGTCTTGGGGCACTGTATCGTCACGTACCAGGACCATCCCAACACAGCTAGCACAGTGTTTATTGTGCTTGAGAATATTGCATGTGGCTCATTGAAGGATCACATTTCAG ATTGGAGGAAAAGGGATGTCATGAAATGGCCAGAGAGAATGGCTCTCACACTGGGGATTGCAAGAGGGATACAGTACTTGCACACCGGAGATATCCATGGAAACGACCTGAAAATCGACAATATCTTGTTGGATGAGACCTTAACCGCGAAAATAAGCAGCTATAACATAAACTTACCTTCTAAG GTTGGTGCAGAAAGCCCTTTAAACGGACAAGTTAACTCAAATCAATTGAACAGgcaactttttccaaatttcat TCAAAATCCAGAAAAAGAAGACATTTATCAGCTAGGGGTTATCCTACTTCAAGTAATCGTTGGCAGACCTATAGATTCTCAAAGTGAGATAGATGACCTGAAATTTCAG CTCGAAAGGAGCTTTGCCGAGTCACCATCTAAACTACGTGATATGATCGACCCGTCCATACGTGGGACGTTTGCGTACGAGTCACTGAAGACAATGGTGCAGATCACCTTAAACTGCCTTTGTAAAGATCCGAGCGGGCGCCCAACCATAGAGGATGTGCTTTGGCACATGCAGTACTCAGTTCAAGTTCAAGAAGGGTGGACAAATAGTGGAAATCTCAGCGGAAACCTTAGTGGAAATCTTAGCACAAAGCTGTAA
- the LOC142522264 gene encoding putative LRR receptor-like serine/threonine-protein kinase At1g14390 isoform X2, whose protein sequence is MEDSWIHFRFLVSSLILLLTFPVSNSQLAPTETRILLQIQLLLEYPPVLQQWNNWTNFCVLPPSPSLTITCSDNHVTELTVVGNRSSPFQIPQLSPSNFEVSDQTLSAKFSLDSFFTVLTKLSGLQRLSLVSLGLWGPLPPKINRFRSLVVLNISSNFIHGSIPGSVSTFQGLKSLVLSKNLLNGSVPDLSSLSVLENLDLSDNFLGPEFPSLGLNLVLISIANNSFRSEIPRDFNKMSRLQLLDASSNTLIGPIPSFLFSMPSIQHIELAKNQFTGALTADTSCGTNLTFVDISNNLLVGKLPSCLAPNAGNKTVIIMFNCLSNTTSKYQRPTSFCRKDALAVQPPARNGRQETTLKLGIVLGIIGGVVGILVAFGFLILVILKKAQRRRLGGKNRCDSFVIEKTSVRGSPIGRHVPQPMRMASLGLPPYHIFTLEEMEDATSNFDPSNLVLEGSQGQLYKGWLRDGSVVLVKCLKLKQKHSSQALQQHMETVVSKLRHRHLVSVLGHCIVTYQDHPNTASTVFIVLENIACGSLKDHISDWRKRDVMKWPERMALTLGIARGIQYLHTGDIHGNDLKIDNILLDETLTAKISSYNINLPSKVGAESPLNGQVNSNQLNSQNPEKEDIYQLGVILLQVIVGRPIDSQSEIDDLKFQLERSFAESPSKLRDMIDPSIRGTFAYESLKTMVQITLNCLCKDPSGRPTIEDVLWHMQYSVQVQEGWTNSGNLSGNLSGNLSTKL, encoded by the exons ATGGAGGATTCATGGATCCACTTCAGATTCTTGGTTTCTTCATTGATTTTGTTACTTACATTCCCAGTTTCGAATTCCCAGCTTGCTCCGACAGAAACCAGAATCCTGTTACAAATCCAGCTGCTTCTTGAGTACCCACCAGTTCTTCAACAGTGGAATAACTGGACCAACTTCTGCGTTCTTCCCCCAAGCCCTTCTCTTACAATCACCTGTTCAGACAATCATGTGACCGAATTAACGGTAGTTGGAAACAGAAGCTCTCCTTTTCAAATTCCCCAGCTCTCTCCTTCGAACTTCGAGGTTTCTGATCAGACTCTTTCTGCAAAGTTCTCACTGGATTCATTCTTCACTGTTTTGACTAAACTCTCTGGTTTACAGAGACTTTCACTGGTTTCTTTAGGATTATGGGGACCATTGCCTCCAAAAATCAACCGGTTTCGATCCCTTGTGGTGCTGAATATCAGCTCGAATTTCATACACGGAAGCATCCCGGGATCAGTCTCCACTTTCCAGGGATTGAAAAGCCTTGTTCTGAGCAAAAATCTGCTCAATGGGAGTGTTCCAGATCTAAGTAGCTTGTCGGTTCTTGAAAACCTGGATTTGAGCGACAATTTTCTCGGCCCCGAATTCCCATCTCTAGGCCTCAATCTTGTACTCATTTCAATAGCAAATAACTCCTTCAGATCTGAAATCCCTCGAGATTTCAACAAAATGAGCAGACTCCAACTACTCGACGCGTCATCGAACACACTCATCGGGCCAATCCCTTCTTTCCTGTTTTCCATGCCATCCATCCAACACATCGAACTCGCAAAAAACCAGTTCACCGGAGCACTCACGGCGGACACTTCCTGCGGTACGAATCTCACTTTCGTGgacatctcgaataaccttttggTCGGGAAACTGCCCTCTTGCCTAGCGCCAAATGCAGGAAACAAGACGGTGATCATCATGTTCAATTGCCTGTCCAATACAACATCGAAGTACCAACGGCCTACTTCTTTCTGCCGAAAAGATGCATTGGCGGTTCAGCCGCCGGCAAGAAACGGGAGGCAGGAAACGACGCTGAAACTGGGGATTGTGCTTGGGATCATCGGGGGAGTTGTGGGGATCTTGGTGGCATTCGGGTTCTTGATTCTTGTGATCTTGAAGAAAGCACAGAGAAGAAGATTGGGCGGCAAGAACAGATGCGACAGCTTCGTGATCGAGAAAACTTCAGTTCGCGGTTCTCCCATCGGAA GGCATGTGCCACAACCAATGCGGATGGCATCACTGGGACTTCCACCTTACCACATCTTCACACTCGAGGAAATGGAAGACGCAACAAGCAACTTTGATCCATCTAATTTAGTATTAGAAGGATCACAAGGCCAG CTCTACAAAGGGTGGCTTAGGGATGGATCAGTGGTCCTAGTGAAGTGCCTAAAACTGAAACAGAAGCATTCATCACAAGCTCTGCAGCAGCACATGGAGACAGTCGTGTCGAAGCTAAGGCATCGTCATCTGGTGAGCGTCTTGGGGCACTGTATCGTCACGTACCAGGACCATCCCAACACAGCTAGCACAGTGTTTATTGTGCTTGAGAATATTGCATGTGGCTCATTGAAGGATCACATTTCAG ATTGGAGGAAAAGGGATGTCATGAAATGGCCAGAGAGAATGGCTCTCACACTGGGGATTGCAAGAGGGATACAGTACTTGCACACCGGAGATATCCATGGAAACGACCTGAAAATCGACAATATCTTGTTGGATGAGACCTTAACCGCGAAAATAAGCAGCTATAACATAAACTTACCTTCTAAG GTTGGTGCAGAAAGCCCTTTAAACGGACAAGTTAACTCAAATCAATTGAACAG TCAAAATCCAGAAAAAGAAGACATTTATCAGCTAGGGGTTATCCTACTTCAAGTAATCGTTGGCAGACCTATAGATTCTCAAAGTGAGATAGATGACCTGAAATTTCAG CTCGAAAGGAGCTTTGCCGAGTCACCATCTAAACTACGTGATATGATCGACCCGTCCATACGTGGGACGTTTGCGTACGAGTCACTGAAGACAATGGTGCAGATCACCTTAAACTGCCTTTGTAAAGATCCGAGCGGGCGCCCAACCATAGAGGATGTGCTTTGGCACATGCAGTACTCAGTTCAAGTTCAAGAAGGGTGGACAAATAGTGGAAATCTCAGCGGAAACCTTAGTGGAAATCTTAGCACAAAGCTGTAA